A genome region from Paradevosia shaoguanensis includes the following:
- a CDS encoding FAD-dependent oxidoreductase, whose protein sequence is MKGQPNRLPDSGSLAGSQIDRETPLQFTVDGRTIVGFVGDTVLSALLASGVDTAGTHNGYPLALGERFAPFIAPAALAQEVGRALPMQRTPARDGEEFVTLGAHSAGGPFGLFGGARTTLGHRYDAGISRIAPWLDGEADAVLEAEIVIVGGGVAGLSAAVAAGQSGGSVILIERRQSLGGDARLFGSIEDEEPPDTIVPRLTTALSHLDNVTILTRTEALSLGHDSVEAHQVLAGEDGISSRRLRITSPRIILASGAAERLPVFSGNRLPGVVGLVEAFDLADRFGVWPGRSSAFNTATSPAYRLAMLALDNGLSVARMSDTRLGPQSRFIEYSKAYGVPLSSGLVPVGVNLHRQGGLEITLSLQMENYARPEPTFTAGRFIVSGGWQPELALWLSAGGGAEWADGRLVATGSLPGIALAGAAAGYRSLSGCAQSGAAAVAAVFGRSAVPIFDIEIDALYESPDAPAFVSRPESEEAPGAYLDASESLAQSPALPAPRRFSLFNRPRAESSLAQSAHPVTLGDLAASIALGIVPEAEAGEVARERCIVPRLLPRAAVQAASQANGCPPHLHGRFGPSQAVWRLVADDPRHFEAGNQLYSNTDGSDPLTAVGVILGQDGEIGATALVGNGEANARLILRDLSRQVPVRLVEKVG, encoded by the coding sequence GCCGGGACCCATAACGGCTATCCGCTGGCGCTCGGCGAGCGTTTTGCGCCATTCATCGCGCCGGCAGCACTTGCGCAGGAGGTCGGGCGGGCGCTGCCGATGCAGCGGACGCCGGCTCGCGATGGCGAGGAATTCGTCACGCTCGGCGCGCATTCTGCCGGTGGCCCGTTTGGCCTGTTCGGCGGCGCGCGCACCACGCTCGGTCATCGCTACGATGCCGGGATTTCGCGGATAGCACCCTGGCTCGACGGCGAAGCCGATGCGGTTCTCGAGGCCGAAATCGTGATCGTCGGCGGCGGCGTGGCCGGGCTCTCCGCTGCGGTCGCTGCCGGACAATCAGGCGGCAGCGTCATCCTCATCGAGCGGCGGCAGAGCCTTGGCGGCGATGCGCGGCTGTTCGGGTCGATCGAGGACGAGGAGCCGCCGGACACGATCGTTCCCCGCCTGACGACTGCGCTTTCGCACCTCGACAACGTGACGATTCTCACCCGGACCGAGGCGCTTTCGCTCGGGCATGACAGCGTCGAGGCGCATCAGGTGCTTGCCGGCGAGGATGGCATCTCATCGCGCCGTCTCAGGATCACGAGCCCCCGCATCATCCTTGCGTCCGGTGCTGCGGAGCGGCTGCCGGTGTTTTCGGGCAACCGCCTGCCTGGTGTCGTGGGTTTGGTCGAGGCCTTCGACCTGGCGGATCGCTTCGGGGTCTGGCCGGGGCGCAGCTCAGCCTTCAACACCGCAACCAGCCCAGCCTATCGCCTCGCCATGCTGGCGCTCGACAATGGTCTTTCCGTCGCACGCATGAGCGATACGCGACTGGGGCCGCAATCGCGCTTCATCGAATACAGCAAGGCCTACGGCGTCCCGCTGTCATCTGGATTGGTGCCCGTCGGTGTGAACCTTCACCGGCAGGGCGGCCTTGAAATCACGCTGTCGCTGCAGATGGAGAATTATGCGCGTCCCGAACCGACCTTCACGGCCGGACGGTTCATCGTCTCTGGCGGCTGGCAGCCAGAGCTTGCGTTGTGGCTGTCCGCCGGTGGCGGTGCCGAATGGGCCGATGGGCGGCTTGTCGCGACAGGCTCGCTACCCGGCATTGCGCTCGCCGGGGCGGCGGCAGGCTATCGCAGTCTTTCCGGCTGCGCTCAGAGCGGCGCGGCGGCAGTAGCGGCGGTGTTCGGGCGCAGTGCCGTGCCCATTTTCGATATCGAGATCGATGCCCTCTACGAGTCGCCTGATGCGCCAGCCTTCGTCTCGCGACCGGAATCCGAGGAGGCGCCGGGTGCCTATCTCGATGCCAGCGAGAGCCTGGCCCAAAGCCCTGCCCTTCCTGCTCCGCGACGATTCTCGCTGTTCAACCGTCCGCGCGCCGAAAGCAGCCTCGCGCAATCCGCGCATCCGGTGACGCTGGGCGATCTGGCGGCAAGCATAGCGCTGGGGATCGTTCCGGAGGCCGAGGCTGGCGAAGTCGCGCGCGAGCGCTGCATCGTGCCCAGATTGCTGCCGCGGGCAGCAGTGCAGGCTGCGTCACAGGCTAACGGATGCCCTCCCCATCTCCACGGTCGCTTCGGACCATCACAGGCAGTGTGGCGGCTCGTGGCGGACGATCCGAGACATTTCGAGGCCGGGAACCAGCTCTATTCCAACACCGACGGCAGCGATCCGCTGACCGCCGTGGGGGTTATCCTGGGGCAGGATGGGGAGATCGGCGCGACGGCGCTCGTCGGGAACGGCGAGGCCAATGCACGGCTTATCCTGCGGGATCTGAGCCGCCAGGTGCCGGTGCGGCTGGTGGAGAAGGTGGGATAG